A genomic region of Manihot esculenta cultivar AM560-2 chromosome 15, M.esculenta_v8, whole genome shotgun sequence contains the following coding sequences:
- the LOC110602547 gene encoding 7-hydroxymethyl chlorophyll a reductase, chloroplastic, which translates to MSSVICKLSLPIISSSSFASPSKDANSTSSNKSVKLREDWRQRSRPIPPGGTYPAKDHCSRCGLCDTYYIAHVKNACAFLGDGMSRIEGLEPVVHGRGRNVDSFDEMYMGVHEELLYARKIQPVEGAQWTGIVTTIAIEMLKSGMVEAVICVQSDPEDRFSPRPVLARTPDEVIAAKGVKPTLSPNLNTLALVEAAGVKRLLFCGVGCQVQALRSVEHHLNLEKLYVLGTNCVDNGTREGLDKFLKAASDEPETVLHYEFMQDYKVHLKHLDGRIEEVPYFCLPANDLVDVIAPSCYSCFDYTNALADLVVGYMGVPKYPGLSMTQHPQYVTVRNERGREMLGLVKDLLEITPTISSGDRRPFVMETVKADDNAKLGKGPSQPAPKFVGNLIAFLLNLIGPKGLEFARYSLDYHTIRNYLYTNRTWGKERADRYTPSYAKKIVELYNQNGQIDQMLQNK; encoded by the exons ATGAGTTCTGTAATCTGCAAGCTCTCTCTTCCCATTATTTcctcttcatcttttgcttcgCCGTCTAAAG ATGCCAACTCCACTTCCTCAAACAAGTCAGTGAAGCTAAGGGAGGACTGGAGGCAACGATCCAGACCCATCCCACCTGGTGGAACTTATCCTGCAAAGGACCATTGCAG TCGATGTGGGTTGTGTGATACTTATTACATCGCCCATGTGAAGAATGCTTGTGCATTTCTTGGAGATGGAATGTCTAGAATTGAA GGTTTGGAACCCGTTGTTCATGGTAGAGGGAGAAACGTAGATTCTTTTGATGAGATGTACATGGGTGTACATGAGGAGCTGTTGTACGCTCGTAAAATTCAGCCTGTAGAAG GAGCTCAATGGACTGGAATAGTGACTACAATTGCAATTGAGATGCTGAAATCTGGCATGGTTGAGGCTGTTATTTGTGTACAGAG TGATCCAGAGGACAGATTCTCTCCAAGGCCTGTATTAGCCAG AACTCCAGATGAAGTTATAGCTGCTAAAGGTGTCAAGCCAACATTATCTCCTAATCTGAATACTCTTGCATTGGTTGAG GCTGCTGGTGTGAAGCGTCTTCTTTTCTGTGGTGTTGGTTGCCAAGTGCAAG CATTGAGATCTGTTGAGCACCATTTGAATTTGGAAAAGCTTTATGTATTGGGCACCAATTGTG TGGATAATGGAACTCGAGAAGGTCTTGATAAGTTTCTAAAAGCTGCAAGTGATGAACCAGAAACAGTTCTCCATTATGAATTCATGCAAGATTACAAG GTCCACTTGAAGCACTTGGATGGTCGCATTGAAGAG GTTCCTTATTTCTGTCTCCCAGCAAATGACTTGGTAGATGTTATTGCTCCATCTTGCTAtag CTGTTTTGACTACACAAATGCTTTAGCG GATCTGGTGGTTGGCTATATGGGTGTGCCAAAGTATCCTGGACTCAGTATGACGCAACATCCACAATATGTAACAGTCAG AAATGAACGAGGTAGAGAAATGCTGGGTTTGGTAAAGGACCTTTTGGAGATCACTCCAACAATTAGTAGC GGTGACCGGAGACCCTTTGTTATGGAGACTGTCAAGGCAGATGACAATGCAAAGTTGG GGAAGGGTCCTTCTCAACCTGCACCAAAGTTTGTTGGGAATCTTATTGCATTTTTACTGAACTTG ATTGGCCCAAAGGGACTGGAATTTGCCCGTTATTCGCTTGACTACCATACCATCAGGAACTACTTGTACACAAACCGCACTTGGGGAAAAGAAAG AGCTGACAGGTATACACCTTCTTATGCTAAGAAAATAGTGGAATTGTACAATCAGAATGGTCAAATAGATCAGATGCTACAAAACAAGTGA